Proteins from a single region of Anastrepha ludens isolate Willacy chromosome 5, idAnaLude1.1, whole genome shotgun sequence:
- the LOC128864791 gene encoding histone H4, which translates to MTGRGKGGKGLGKGGAKRHRKVLRDNIQGITKPAIRRLARRGGVKRISGLIYEETRGVLKVFLENVIRDAVTYTEHAKRKTVTAMDVVYALKRQGRTLYGFGG; encoded by the coding sequence atgactggtcgcggcaaaggtggtaaaggtttgggaaaaggtggAGCCAAACGCCATCGCAAAGTTTTACGTGATAACATCCAAGGTATCACTAAACCAGCTATTCGACGTTTAGCTCGTCGTGGTGGTGTAAAACGTATATCTGgtttgatatatgaagaaactcgtggtgttttaaaagtatttttggagaatgttatccgtgatgcagttacctatactgaacatgccaaaaggaaaacagttacagctatggatgttgtgtacgctttaaagagacaaggccgtactttatacggtttcggcggttaa
- the LOC128864631 gene encoding histone H3-like, translating to MARTKQTARKSTGGKAPRKQLATKAARKSAPATGGVKKPHRYRPGIVALREIRRYQKSTELLIRKLPFQRLVREIAQDFKTDLRFQSSAVMALQEASEAYLVGLFEDTNLCAIHAKRVTIMPKDIQLARRIRGEMARTKQTARKSTGGKAPRKQLATKAARKSAPATGGVKKPHRYRPGTVALREIRRYQKSTELLIRKLPFQRLVREIAQDFKTDLRFQSSAVMALQEASEAYLVGLFEDTNLCAIHAKRVTIMPKDIQLARRIRGERA from the exons atggctcgtacaaagcaaacagcccgaaaatcgactggtggaaaggcaccacgtaaacaattggcgacaaaagctgcacgcaaaagtgcaccagcaactggtggagttaaaaagccacatcgttatcgtccaggtatagtggcgttgcgtgaaattcgtcgctatcaaaagagtaccgaattattgatacgcaaattgccattccagcgcttggttcgtgaaatagcgcaagatttcaaaactgatctacgtttccaaagttctgctgttatggctctacaagaagcaagtgaagcatacttggttggtctttttgaagataccaatttgtgtgccatccatgctaagcgtgttacaattatgccaaaagatattcaattggctagacgtattcgtggtgaa atggctcgtacaaagcaaacagcccgaaaatcgactggtggaaaggcaccacgtaaacaattggcgacaaaagctgcacgcaaaagtgcaccagcaactggtggagttaaaaagccacatcgttatcgtccaggtacagtggcgttgcgtgaaattcgtcgctatcaaaagagtaccgaattattgatacgcaaattgccattccagcgcttggttcgtgaaatagcgcaagatttcaaaactgatctacgtttccaaagttctgctgttatggctctacaagaagcaagtgaagcatacttggttggtctttttgaagataccaatttgtgtgccatccatgctaagcgtgttacaattatgccaaaagatattcaattggctagacgtattcgtggtgaacgtgcttaa
- the LOC128864632 gene encoding histone H3-like, whose protein sequence is MARTKQTARKSTGGKAPRKQLATKAARKSAPATGGVKKPHRYRPGTVALREIRRYQKSTELLIRKLPFQRLVREIAQDFKTDLRFQSSAVMALQEASEAYLVGLFEDTNLCAIHAKRVTIMPKDIQLARRIRGEMARTKQTARKSTGGKAPRKQLATKAARKSAPATGGVKKPHRYRPGTVALREIRRYQKSTELLIRKLPFQRLVREIAQDFKTDLRFQSSAVMALQEASEAYLVGLFEDTNLCAIHAKRVTIMPKDIQLARRIRGERA, encoded by the exons atggctcgtacaaagcaaacagcccgaaaatcgactggtggaaaggcaccacgtaaacaattggcgacaaaagctgcacgcaaaagtgcaccagcaactggtggagttaaaaagccacatcgttatcgtccaggtacagtggcgttgcgtgaaattcgtcgctatcaaaagagtaccgaattattgatacgcaaattgccattccagcgcttggttcgtgaaatagcgcaagatttcaaaactgatctacgtttccaaagttctgctgttatggctctacaagaagcaagtgaagcatacttggttggtctttttgaagataccaatttgtgtgccatccatgctaagcgtgttacaattatgccaaaagatattcaattggctagacgtattcgtggtgaa atggctcgtacaaagcaaacagcccgaaaatcgactggtggaaaggcaccacgtaaacaattggcgacaaaagctgcacgcaaaagtgcaccagcaactggtggagttaaaaagccacatcgttatcgtccaggtacagtggcgttgcgtgaaattcgtcgctatcaaaagagtaccgaattattgatacgcaaattgccattccagcgcttggttcgtgaaatagcgcaagatttcaaaactgatctacgtttccaaagttctgctgttatggctctacaagaagcaagtgaagcatacttggttggtctttttgaagataccaatttgtgtgccatccatgctaagcgtgttacaattatgccaaaagatattcaattggctagacgtattcgtggtgaacgtgcttaa
- the LOC128864774 gene encoding histone H2B — translation MPPKTSGKAAKKAGKAQKNITKNDKKKKRKRKESYAIYIYKVLKQVHPDTGISSKAMSIMNSFVNDIFERIAAEASRLAHYNKRSTITSREIQTAVRLLLPGELAKHAVSEGTKAVTKYTSSK, via the coding sequence atgccgccaaaaactagtggaaaagcagcaaagaaagccggtaaggctcaaaagaatattactaaaaatgataagaaaaagaagcgtaagaggaaggaaagttatgctatctacatctataaagtgttgaaacaagtacatcctgataccggtatttcatccaaggccatgagcattatgaatagttttgtgaatgacatctttgagcgcattgctgcggaagcgtcgcgtttagctcactataacaaacgttcaaccatcaccagtcgcgaaattcaaactgctgtacgtttactcttgcccggtgaattggccaaacatgccgtcagtgaaggtaccaaagctgttaccaaatataccagttccaaataa